A genomic region of Vicia villosa cultivar HV-30 ecotype Madison, WI unplaced genomic scaffold, Vvil1.0 ctg.001311F_1_1, whole genome shotgun sequence contains the following coding sequences:
- the LOC131634540 gene encoding uncharacterized protein LOC131634540 encodes MANNVTVTREATRRTHTYSFHREGLIQLGQLGGLIAGHNKTVFTENYGNILTLLDSHVDEWEKPDLDYIANALYLSIGDVHGNWKKNGNTHGFYMSFLIEKAQELANKKLWEAFNALLAVLIYGIVMFPNIHKFVDLAAICLFVDKNPIPTLLADTYYSIHSRYGKGGAIRNCLPLLYTWFKSHLPTSGPFITSTQKWPQRIMRLTGNDIVCCPTGMDVEKVITSCDKPLDKEIFESVCFEKGTDPKGLEKVRSAWNSIHTDDQISLGEKNVVAKQAYTDWVENRVKDRLLPFPKVNPLYEQPPKIPIATMPVENRIQVDMECTQLHEKKSDAQPKHCLVDQKRVELTHEAKMLKGGSSRVQKRARTEKGKLDEIFAVESPEKTTGGGPPAPECVAWILLPRAYVA; translated from the exons atggctaacaacgtgaccgtTACCAGAGAAGCTACAAGGCGTACTCACACTTACAGTTTCCATCGCGAAGGCTTGATTCAGTTGGGGCAATTGGGTGGATTGATCGCTGGTCATAATAAAACTGTGTTCACTGAGAATTATGGAAACATCTTGACTCTTTTGGACTCACACGTCGACGAATGGG AGAAGCCTGATTTGGACTacattgccaacgctctttatttgagcataggaGACGTTCATGGAaattggaagaagaatggtaACACACATGGTTTCTACATGAGTTTCTTGATTGAAAAGGCTCAAGAATTGGCTAACAAAAAGTTGTGGGAAGCTTTCAACGCCCTTCTGGCCGTTTTGATTTATGGGATCGTGATGTTCcctaacattcacaagttcgttgatctGGCCGCTATATGTCTTTTCGTGGATAAGAATCCGATCCCTACTTTGCTAGCCGATACGTACTATTCCATTCACTCTCGATATGGGAAAGGAGGAGCCATAAGAAATTGTCTGCCGTTGTTATACACCTGGTTTAAGTCCCACCTACCTACAAGTGGTCCTTTCATTACTTCTACtcagaaatggcctcaaaggatcatgaGGCTTACCGGAAATGACATTGTCTGCTGTCCCACTGGAATGGACGTGGAGAAAGTTATAACTAGCTGTG acaagcctttggacaaagagatattCGAATCCGTTTGCTTTGAAAAGGGAACCGATCCAAAGGGTCTAGAAAAAGTGAGGAGTGCCTGGAATAGCATCCATACAGATGATCAGATTTCTCTAGGTGAAAAGAATGTCGTTGCCAAACAAGCCTACACAGATTGGGTTGAAAATAGAGTTAAAGATcgcctgttgcctttcccgaaggttaacccATTGTACGAGCAACCACCTAAGATTCCAATTGCCACTATGCCTGTTGAGAATCGTATCCAGGTAGATATGGAATGCACCCAATTGCATGAAAAGAAGTCAGATGCGCAACCGAAACATTGTCTTGTGGACCAGAAAAGAGTTGAGTTGACACACGAAGCCAAAATGCTGAagggaggatcttccagagttcaaaagagggctagaacGGAAAAAG GAAAACTTGATGAAATCTTCGCCGTGGAAtcaccggagaagacgaccggaggtgGACCTCCGGCGCCTGAGTGTGTTGCATGGATCTTACTTCCGAGGGCTTACGTGGCGTGA